DNA sequence from the Bacteroidota bacterium genome:
CAAAATAAATCCTGCTCTTTTTAATGAAATTGAATGTGGAAATATGGATGAAATTTTAGGAAAATATAATCTTTTAGAGTAGAAGTTTCCTAACCCGGATAAACCGGAAAAGAATAACTGCCACAGATTCACAGATTTTAAACTACCTTTGGTAGTTTGTATAAAAATTTATTCTAGTAAATTTCTTTTAATCTGTGAATCTGTGGCAGTTTATATTACACGAATATAAAAAAAAGAACCTAAAATTAAACAAATAAAAATTTACTTATCACTCCCAATTTTTAATATTCTATCTGTTCTTATACAATTATTATTTTCATCAAATACTTGAACAAAATAAAATCCGGATTCTAATTTTTCTATTTGAATTGTGTTTTTATTTTGCGAAAATGTTTTTTCAATTACTTTTTTGCCGGTAATGTCAAGTATGCAAGCTTTACGGATAGCAATTTCACTTTCAATAAAAATGGTTTTGTTAGCAGGATTTGGATAAACTTTAAATGATGAAGACAGTATATCTTGTGTACTCAACTTTGTCGGATTGCTTACAAGCTCACAACTTGCTTCAAGGTATTCATAATTTGTTGTTGCTTCCTGATTTGAAAAAACAAAATACCATTTGTCATTATTCGGAAGTGGTAAAACCATCTTTCCACTAACAATGTGTTTTTTGTATTGAAAAGATTCAAAGTTTTCACCATTAATAAATTTATCATAATTATTTTCATCACAAAGGAAAAATGAAACAGCACCTTTATCCTCAAGTTTGTAAGCAAATTGACTGTTTTGCACATCTCTATTATTGGTTCCTACTAAAATTTCTTCTGCATTAAAATTAATGCTTATTCCAATATCACTGCTTTTAGGAAGATAATAATTATCTGAAATTTTTAATAAAGGCATCTCGGCATTATCAAAAGTAGCAGTTTCTTCATATTTTTTATCTTTCATTGCTTTGGGCGAAATCACAGGATAGAGAGTGGTTGTGCTTGGAATTGTTCCGTAATTATGATGATAAACTTGTATTCCGTATTCTTTTTTATCTCCAATTTCAATCTCTACACTTCCAAGATGATTTGTCCATTGAAATGCACTTTTTTGCCATCCTGGATTGTAATAAGGACCGGGCTTGCACCAAAACATAACTTTTGCTCCATCAATTGGTAATCCGTTTTTATCAACAACATTTATTTTAAGAGTTGAAATATCCGTGTAATAATTTGTTTGAACAAATGAAGCTCCATCTGGTCTGTATCCTTCCACTATCGACATTGTCCAACCGCTACTTTCGTATGTTCCTCCTTTTAAGGTAGAAGTAAATCCCCAACCGCTTTTTTCAAGACCTCCTCTAAAAAATTCGTAATGATACCAATCTTCATCCCAAATCATTCCCCAAACGTGGTCTTCTCCTGATGAGCCTGTGTAAAGAAAAGGTACTAATGCAGTTCGTGAAGTAGCACTTAGCAAATAGGTGTCTTCACCACAATTACCATTGTTTTCAAAAAGAGCTTGGTTTGGCTGAACTGTTCGTGGTAACACAGCATCAACAGGAATAGCCCTTGATGCCCAGTTTCCAATTACATTCAATGCATTATCCGAATTTTTATATTGACGATTGAAAATATAATAAGTTTCATTTCTTTCCCAAAGCACTTCAGGTTTTTGAATGATTTCTCCAAATCTTTGAATTGTATTGATAGTACCCTGAGGTCCTGTTTTATTAACGAATGTGTAATCGTAATTTTTATTAGGATTATTCCAAATATAATTTCGCCAGAAATAACCATAAGTTTTTTGTTGTGTACTTGAATTGTTACTCTTTTGATAAACTCCCTCATCATGTAATTTTGGATGAACAACATACCAGTAATAAATGTCTTTTGGAATTTCTTTCCAAACAGTATCTCCCGGATTTATCACAATTCTATACTCTGTTGTTGTATAATAATCTCCTGTTGAAAAACTTCCGTATTCCTTTAGTCTTACATATTTTAGTGAATCAACAATATCGTAAATGAATTGTGCATTTTCAACAAGCATTTCTTTTTGTTGTCGGAAACGAGAATCTTTAAGTGATTCATAAGACAGAAAAGCCACCTGAAAAGCCACTTCATCAACTATATTATCATCAGCATTGTTTATTAAAGAGGCATAATCATCATCTAAATAATATTTTGTTAATTTTCTGAACTGGCGAATAAGATCATCTCTTAACCAATCAGGAGAACGCTCTATTGCTTGATTACAATCACTGTCAAAACCATAATCGGGTTTTATAAATTTAATATTTTGTGTAGATGGATTAATCTCAAAAGCTGAATATTCACCGGGAAAAAGTATTGCATTTCCTGTTTGAGAAACAAGGGTTTTTGAAAAAACATAGTCTGTTTCATTTGAATATGCTTGTTTGAAATTGGGTTTTATTGTCGTTTTTAATTCAACTGTTTTAATGTTATTTTTTAATTCAGTGTTTTTTGTTTTATTTCCTTCTTCTTTGTTCAAAGATATTTGAGCAAAAGAAATTGTTGTTATAAAAATGGAAATAAAAGTAACAAAGATTAAGCTTAANNNNNNNNNNNNNNNNNNNNNNNNNNNNNNNNNNNNNNNNNNNNNNNNNNNNNNNNNNNNNNNNNNNNNNNNNNNNNNNNNNNNNNNNNNNNNNNNNNNNATTTCTGCATCCCAACTGTCTTTTTTTGTTTTGGAAGGTGTAACACCACAAAGGTCAAAGCCGATTATTTTTTTTCCGCTATCACGTAGTATAGAAATTAAAACTACGAGTTCTTCAAAACTCATTCCTCCGGGAACAGCTTTTTCTGAATTAGGACATAGCCATTGTTGTAGTGCATCAATATCAATGCTTAAGTAAACATTTTTTGGCAATCCACTAATTATTTCATTTGCAAGCATTTGCCATGTTGTGCCTTTAAAAAGTTTTCGTTTTAAGTAATTATCAGAATATGTTTT
Encoded proteins:
- a CDS encoding T9SS type A sorting domain-containing protein, translated to LSLIFVTFISIFITTISFAQISLNKEEGNKTKNTELKNNIKTVELKTTIKPNFKQAYSNETDYVFSKTLVSQTGNAILFPGEYSAFEINPSTQNIKFIKPDYGFDSDCNQAIERSPDWLRDDLIRQFRKLTKYYLDDDYASLINNADDNIVDEVAFQVAFLSYESLKDSRFRQQKEMLVENAQFIYDIVDSLKYVRLKEYGSFSTGDYYTTTEYRIVINPGDTVWKEIPKDIYYWYVVHPKLHDEGVYQKSNNSSTQQKTYGYFWRNYIWNNPNKNYDYTFVNKTGPQGTINTIQRFGEIIQKPEVLWERNETYYIFNRQYKNSDNALNVIGNWASRAIPVDAVLPRTVQPNQALFENNGNCGEDTYLLSATSRTALVPFLYTGSSGEDHVWGMIWDEDWYHYEFFRGGLEKSGWGFTSTLKGGTYESSGWTMSIVEGYRPDGASFVQTNYYTDISTLKINVVDKNGLPIDGAKVMFWCKPGPYYNPGWQKSAFQWTNHLGSVEIEIGDKKEYGIQVYHHNYGTIPSTTTLYPVISPKAMKDKKYEETATFDNAEMPLLKISDNYYLPKSSDIGISINFNAEEILVGTNNRDVQNSQFAYKLEDKGAVSFFLCDENNYDKFINGENFESFQYKKHIVSGKMVLPLPNNDKWYFVFSNQEATTNYEYLEASCELVSNPTKLSTQDILSSSFKVYPNPANKTIFIESEIAIRKACILDITGKKVIEKTFSQNKNTIQIEKLESGFYFVQVFDENNNCIRTDRILKIGSDK